A stretch of Brassica napus cultivar Da-Ae chromosome C6, Da-Ae, whole genome shotgun sequence DNA encodes these proteins:
- the LOC106430448 gene encoding uncharacterized protein LOC106430448, producing the protein MTVSKECSAVLQNRQIKKRGDPGKFVLSIQIGKTIFSCSLVDLGSSVNLMPYSVARSLGYTNFKPTKMSLVFADRSVKSPVGILEDLQVKVGNTSVPADFVVLELEEESKDPLILGRPFLCTVGAIIDVRQEKIDLNLGGIVMQFEMDELLKKPMLDGQTFEVDEGIDPLQPRDGMIEEILTEDPLELALVRAEAKQSVENIDADGYAKMLDSARSMGRMVASLSLGEESNKDENTPTGATPLPNSLVPPNLPNDPWSKLKAPKVELKPLPKGLRYAFLGPNSTYPVIVNAELNNVETALLLCELRKYRFFQIPIHPDDQEKTTFTCPYGTYAYRRMPFGMVLKRCEEKHLVLNWEKCHFMARDGIILGYKISEKGIEVDKAKVEVMMSLQPPTTVKATRSFLGHAEFYRSFIQDFSKIAKPLTRLLCKEIKFDFDSECLAAFHTIKGALVSAPVVQPPDWDLPFEIMTDASDFAVGAVLGQRKDKKLHVIYYASKTMDEAQCRYATTEKELLAIVFAFEKFISYLVESKVIVHTDHAVLKYLLTKKDAKPRMAYSEGVFQRQIFQGFYIIAMVPPMQGTSLHSKRFPKSSKQRLGNISKRNEMPQNYILEVEVFDCWGVDFMGPFPPSFKNEYILVVVNYVSKWVEAVASPTNDAKVVTKMFSSIIFLRFGVPRVVISDGGTHFINKAFQGLLKKNGVKHKMVTAYHP; encoded by the exons ATGACTGTGTCTAAGGAGTGCAGCGCCGTGCTTCAGAACAGGCAGATAAAGAAGCGAGGAGACCCTGGCAAGTTCGTCCTCTCTATCCAGATTGGAAAGACAATTTTCTCATGCTCCTTGGTTGATCTGGGATCCAGCGTAAACCTCATGCCCTACTCTGTAGCACGAAGTTTGGGATACACGAATTTCAAACCAACTAAGATGTCCTTGGTGTTCGCGGATAGATCAGTTAAGTCCCCGGTTGGTATTCTAGAGGATCTCCAAGTAAAAGTCGGGAACACCTCTGTTCCAGCAGACTTCGTAGTTCTAGAGCTGGAAGAGGAATCCAAAGATCCTCTCATCTTAGGAAGACCGTTCCTATGTACTGTTGGAGCCATCATTGATGTGCGGCAAGAGAAGATTGATCTCAATCTGGGGGGCATAGTCATGCAGTTCGAGATGGATGAGCTGCTGAAGAAGCCGATGCTGGATGGACAGACCTTCGAGGTGGATGAAGGGATTGATCCGCTGCAACCTCGCGACGGGATGATCGAGGAGATTCTTACAGAAGATCCACTTGAGCTTGCACTAGTAAGAGCTGAGGCCAAGCAGAGTGTCGagaacattgacgcagacgggTATGCTAAGATGCTTGACTCCGCAAGGAGTATGGGAAGAATGGTGGCgagtctaagtctgggggaagaaAGCAACAAGGACGAGAACACTCCAACTGGAGCGACCCCTTTACCGAACTCGCTTGTTCCGCCGAACCTACCTAATGATCCCTGGAGCAAGTTGAAGGCTCCCAAGGTTGAGCTAAAACCCCTTCCCAAGGGGCTCAGGTACGCTTTCTTAGGTCCGAATTCCACTTACCCAGTCATTGTGAACGCTGAACTCAATAATGTGGAAACTGCATTGCTTTTGTGTGAGCTTAGGAAGTATC gtttctttcagatcCCTATCCATCCGGACGATCAGGAGAAGACGACATTCACATGCCCATACGGAACGTACGCATACAGGAGAATGCCATTCGGCAT ggtaCTCAAAAGGTGTGAGGAGAAACATCTGGTgctcaattgggagaagtgccacTTCATGGCCAGAGATGGGATTATTCTAGGGTACAAGATCTCCGAGAAAGGCATTGAGGTAGATAAGGCAAAGGTCGAGGTGATGATGAGCTTGCAGCCACCAACAACTGTGAAAGCTACCAGAAGCTTCTTGGGTCACGCAGAGTTTTACAGGAGCTTCATCCAGGATTTCTCAAAAATAGCGAAACCACTCACCAGACTGCTCTGCAAGGAGATCAAGTTTGATTTCGACAGCGAGTGCTTAGCTGCGTTCCATACGATCAAAGGAGCTCTAGTCAGCGCACCTGTTGTACAACCGCCAGACTGGGATCTCCCTTTTGAGATCATGACCGATGCTAGCGATTTTGCAGTTGGAGCAGTCCTTGGACAGCGCAAGGATAAGAAACTTCATGTGATCTATTACGCAAGCAAAACCATGGATGAAGCTCAATGCAGATACGCTACGACTGAGAAGGAACTCCTGGCTATTGTTTTTGCATTCGAAAAGTTCATATCCTACCTGGTGGAATCAAAGGTGATTGTGCACACAGACCATGCTGTTCTTAAGTACTTGCTCacaaagaaggatgcaaaaccgag GATGGCATATTCAGAAGGTGTGTTCCAAAGGCAGATATTCCAGGGATTCTACATCATTGCCATGGTTCCTCCTATGCAGGGCACTTCGCTACATTCAAAACGGTTTCCAAAATCCTCCAAGCAG CGACTTGGGAACATCAGCAAAAGGAATGAAATGCCTCAGAATTACATTTTAGAAGTTGAGGTGTTCGACTGTTGGGGAGtcgacttcatgggaccattccctcCGTCCTTCAAGAACGAGTACATCCTGGTCGTCGTTaactatgtctccaagtgggtagaaGCAGTGGCGAGTCCCACTAATGATGCAAAAGTGGTGACTAAGATGTTCAGCTCCATCATCTTTCTGAGATTTGGGGTGCCTAGAGTGGTCATTAGCGATGGTGGaacacacttcatcaacaaggcaTTTCAGGGCCTGTTGAAGAAGAATGGGGTGAAACACAAGATGGTTACCGCTTATCACCCCTAG